Proteins encoded in a region of the Neodiprion virginianus isolate iyNeoVirg1 chromosome 2, iyNeoVirg1.1, whole genome shotgun sequence genome:
- the LOC124298213 gene encoding histone deacetylase 4 isoform X8 has protein sequence MQCEVDFRTNRMSSDHPPPPPPPPPLTLPPPPPTTTTTTTTMTIAVEEDVGYRSVEISSAFAHIPQKDMARDTPGAPMSRPRDLASAGTTTTTVTSGAFHAAAPDSAALHGHALQQKILQLQQHHQLQQQILRQQYHAQERQLAQLHEQQMHQLRLWEQQKQLEEQREKREKERLEALRKKDKHDHSAIASTEVKQRLQSFIVNKKQREAAAAANGAVPGTPGYRSWLQPQSESSSTTNASHPYRMPQMLQEKFGDDFPLRKTASEPNLLKLRLKQRVMERNMAAPRNSPLTRRKDRLLSHLKRKSLLANSGSNPESGPNSPPTVNNSQASPTAGSNTPIQEEGENPAYGGPLTSSSQQGSLSDLSLFSSPSMPNISLGRPHVPSSSASATKLAPVSEAEVRAAFTARLGMPLTGQMLPGTLPFYPSLTVIEGEPTYIHKQIQNHEQNRQHQVYHGAPITDTQVAHARLHKAGHRPLGSRTQSAPLPLGHPMLQGGIIAPPNHYEEYLAEKQLHDQQQAHIFLKQQIRQTVLTRVGSRGQSNQLDEAPESEESEVIDLTGKKDLSEESEISKQQREREQFLQQQRDLMMRHTLQVNESPAYAGSRSSHSARPLSRALSSPLVHLGPQGAGGDVFARGSPHRPTTGLAYDPLMLKHACVCGETVRGHPEHGGRLQSVWARLSETALLQRCDRVRSRKATLEEIQTCHSEAHALLFGTNPLNRQKLDMSKLSQLPIKSFVRLPCGGVGVDSDTTWNEFHTAPAARMAVGCVVDLAFKTAMGDIKNGFAVVRPPGHHAETNQAMGFCFFNSVAIATRLLQQKLDTRKILILDWDVHHGNGTQQMFYDDPRVLYMSIHRHDEGNFFPGTGGPTECGVGEGLGCNVNIAWSGGLNPPMGDAEYLAAFRTVVMPIAKDFDPDIVIVSAGFDAAIGHAAPLGGYKVSPACFGRMTQELLTLADGKVVLALEGGYDLAAICDSAQECVRALLGDEPTPLREEELTRAPCQNAIDTLQKTIAIQMSHWPCVKLAAHTVGMSVIESSQKERDETDTVSAMASLSMQQPTNLT, from the exons ACATGGCCAGGGACACGCCGGGGGCCCCAATGTCGAGGCCTAGGGATCTAGCATCGGCCGGAACTACGACAACCACGGTTACTTCCGGGGCTTTCCACGCGGCTGCTCCTGACTCGGCGGCCCTTCACGGACACGCGCTTCAGCAGAAGATACTTCAG CTACAGCAGCATCATCAGCTCCAGCAGCAGATCCTACGGCAACAGTATCACGCTCAGGAACGTCAGCTGGCCCAACTCCACGAGCAGCAAATGCACCAACTTAGG CTTTGGGAGCAGCAAAAACAGCTCGAGGAGCAACGGGAGAAGAGGGAAAAGGAGAGGCTGGAAGCTCTGAGGAAAAAGGACAAGCATGACCATAGCGCCATAGCGTCGACTGAGGTCAAGCAGCGGCTGCAG AGTTTCATCGTGAACAAGAAACAAAGAGAAGCTGCAGCCGCTGCAAATGGCGCAGTTCCAGGCACACCCGGATACAGAAGCTG GTTGCAGCCCCAATCGGAATCGTCGAGCACTACAAACGCTTCGCATCCCTACAGAATGCCGCAAATGTTGCAAGAGAAATTTGGCGATGATTTCCCGTTACGGAAAACAG CCTCGGAGCCAAACCTGCTCAAGCTGCGACTTAAGCAACGTGTCATGGAAAGGAACATGGCTGCGCCAAGAAATTCACCGCTGACCCGGCGTAAGGATCGCCTCCTGTCCCATCTCAAGCGGAAATCCCTCTTAGCAA ATTCTGGTAGCAATCCTGAATCCGGGCCTAATTCACCACCGACAGTAAACAACTCGCAGGCAAGTCCTACCGCAGGCAGCAATACTCCAATACAAGAG GAGGGCGAAAACCCAGCTTACGGTGGTCCGTTGACAAGTAGTAGTCAACAGGGAAGTTTATCGGACCTTTCCTTATTCAGTTCACCGTCCATGCCTAACATATCATTGGGCAGACCTCATGTTCCATCCAGCTCAGCA AGTGCGACAAAATTGGCACCAGTCTCAGAAGCGGAAGTACGGGCAGCGTTCACTGCTCGTCTTGGTATGCCATTGACTGGACAGATGTTGCCTGGTACCTTGCCCTTCTATCCATCGTTGACCGTAATCGAAGGTGAACCCACGTATATTCACAAGCAGATACAAAATCATGAACAAAATCGTCAACATCAGGTTTATCACGGAGCACCTATAACAGATACTCAAGTAGCACACGCAAGACTGCATAAGGCTGGTCACCGGCCTTTAGGTA GTAGGACTCAATCGGCTCCCTTGCCACTTGGGCATCCGATGCTTCAAGGTGGAATAATAGCACCACCAAATCACTATGAAGAGTACCTTGCGGAGAAACAACTTCATGACCAACAACAAgctcatatttttttaaaacagcaGATTCGTCAAACCGTCCTAACCCGAGTTGGATCCAGAGGTCAATCGAACCAGCTTGACGAAGCACCGGAGAGTGAGGAATCCGAAGTTATAGATCTAACTGGCAAGAAAGATTTGTCAGAGGAAagtgaaatttcgaaacaGCAAAGGGAAAGAGAACAGTTTTTACAACAGCAACGAGACTTAATGATGCGCCATACTCTTCAAGTTAATGAATCTCCGGCTTATGCGGGAAGCCGATCCTCACACTCAGCGAGGCCCTTGTCAAGAGCGCTTTCTAGTCCGTTGGTGCATTTAG GGCCTCAGGGTGCTGGGGGAGATGTCTTTGCTCGGGGATCACCACATCGGCCGACTACAGGTCTTGCCTACGACCCGCTGATGCTGAAGCACGCTTGTGTTTGCGGCGAAACAGTCAGGGGTCATCCTGAGCACGGTGGACGATTGCAAAGTGTATGGGCTAGACTTTCAGAAACAGCATTGTTACAACGTTGCGATCGCGTTCGATCGCGCAAGGCCACCCTTGAGGAAATACAAACTTGCCACAGTGAAGCGCATGCGCTTTTATTTG GTACAAATCCGCTGAATAGGCAGAAACTCGATATGTCGAAGCTCTCTCAATTACCAATTAAGAGTTTTGTCCGACTTCCATGCGGCGGTGTAGGAGTTGATTCAGACACAACGTGGAATGAATTTCACACAGCTCCAGCGGCACGTATGGCTGTCGGATGTGTTGTGGACTTAGCATTTAAAACTGCAATGGGCGATATTAAGAATGGTTTCGCAGTTGTCAGACCACCTGGTCATCACGCTGAGACAAATCAGGCTATGGGATTCTGCTTCTTCAATTCCGTAGCCATCGCGACGAGATTACTACAACAAAAGCTTGACACGCGGAAAATATTGATCTTAGATTGG GATGTTCACCACGGAAACGGAACCCAGCAAATGTTCTACGATGACCCTCGTGTTTTGTACATGTCTATTCATAGACACGATGAGGGTAATTTCTTCCCAGGAACAGGAGGTCCCACAGAATGCGGTGTAGGTGAAGGACTTGGCTGCAATGTCAACATAGCCTGGTCTGGTGGCTTAAACCCACCGATGGGGGATGCCGAGTACTTGGCTGCGTTTCGTACTGTTGTAATGCCTATTGCCAAGGACTTTGATCCTGATATAGTCATTGTCTCGGCGGGTTTTGACGCAGCTATAGGTCATGCCGCACCCTTAGGAGGGTACAAAGTTAGCCCTGCGTGCTTTGGAAGAATGACGCAAGAACTGCTAACCTTAGCTGATGGAAAAGTTGTACTGGCTCTCGAGGGAGGCTATGATTTAGCTGCTATATGCGACTCTGCACAGGAATGCGTCAGAGCCCTACTTGGTGATGAACCGACGCCGCTTCGTGAAGAGGAATTGACACGAGCGCCGTGCCAAAACGCTATTGACACATTGCAAAAGACCATAGCAATTCAA ATGTCGCATTGGCCGTGTGTCAAATTGGCCGCACACACGGTGGGGATGAGTGTGATTGAGTCAAGTCAAAAAGAGCGTGACGAAACCGACACAGTTTCCGCAATGGCCTCTCTTTCTATGCAGCAGCCGACCAATCTCACGTAG
- the LOC124298213 gene encoding histone deacetylase 4 isoform X1 → MQCEVDFRTNRMSSDHPPPPPPPPPLTLPPPPPTTTTTTTTMTIAVEEDVGYRSVEISSAFAHIPQKDMARDTPGAPMSRPRDLASAGTTTTTVTSGAFHAAAPDSAALHGHALQQKILQLQQHHQLQQQILRQQYHAQERQLAQLHEQQMHQLRLWEQQKQLEEQREKREKERLEALRKKDKHDHSAIASTEVKQRLQSFIVNKKQREAAAAANGAVPGTPGYRSWLQPQSESSSTTNASHPYRMPQMLQEKFGDDFPLRKTASEPNLLKLRLKQRVMERNMAAPRNSPLTRRKDRLLSHLKRKSLLANSGSNPESGPNSPPTVNNSQASPTAGSNTPIQEEGENPAYGGPLTSSSQQGSLSDLSLFSSPSMPNISLGRPHVPSSSASATKLAPVSEAEVRAAFTARLGMPLTGQMLPGTLPFYPSLTVIEGEPTYIHKQIQNHEQNRQHQVYHGAPITDTQVAHARLHKAGHRPLGSRTQSAPLPLGHPMLQGGIIAPPNHYEEYLAEKQLHDQQQAHIFLKQQIRQTVLTRVGSRGQSNQLDEAPESEESEVIDLTGKKDLSEESEISKQQREREQFLQQQRDLMMRHTLQVNESPAYAGSRSSHSARPLSRALSSPLVHLGPQGAGGDVFARGSPHRPTTGLAYDPLMLKHACVCGETVRGHPEHGGRLQSVWARLSETALLQRCDRVRSRKATLEEIQTCHSEAHALLFGTNPLNRQKLDMSKLSQLPIKSFVRLPCGGVGVDSDTTWNEFHTAPAARMAVGCVVDLAFKTAMGDIKNGFAVVRPPGHHAETNQAMGFCFFNSVAIATRLLQQKLDTRKILILDWDVHHGNGTQQMFYDDPRVLYMSIHRHDEGNFFPGTGGPTECGVGEGLGCNVNIAWSGGLNPPMGDAEYLAAFRTVVMPIAKDFDPDIVIVSAGFDAAIGHAAPLGGYKVSPACFGRMTQELLTLADGKVVLALEGGYDLAAICDSAQECVRALLGDEPTPLREEELTRAPCQNAIDTLQKTIAIQMSHWPCVKLAAHTVGMSVIESSQKERDETDTVSAMASLSMQQPTNLTTTPEHSREVSEEPMEQDEAK, encoded by the exons ACATGGCCAGGGACACGCCGGGGGCCCCAATGTCGAGGCCTAGGGATCTAGCATCGGCCGGAACTACGACAACCACGGTTACTTCCGGGGCTTTCCACGCGGCTGCTCCTGACTCGGCGGCCCTTCACGGACACGCGCTTCAGCAGAAGATACTTCAG CTACAGCAGCATCATCAGCTCCAGCAGCAGATCCTACGGCAACAGTATCACGCTCAGGAACGTCAGCTGGCCCAACTCCACGAGCAGCAAATGCACCAACTTAGG CTTTGGGAGCAGCAAAAACAGCTCGAGGAGCAACGGGAGAAGAGGGAAAAGGAGAGGCTGGAAGCTCTGAGGAAAAAGGACAAGCATGACCATAGCGCCATAGCGTCGACTGAGGTCAAGCAGCGGCTGCAG AGTTTCATCGTGAACAAGAAACAAAGAGAAGCTGCAGCCGCTGCAAATGGCGCAGTTCCAGGCACACCCGGATACAGAAGCTG GTTGCAGCCCCAATCGGAATCGTCGAGCACTACAAACGCTTCGCATCCCTACAGAATGCCGCAAATGTTGCAAGAGAAATTTGGCGATGATTTCCCGTTACGGAAAACAG CCTCGGAGCCAAACCTGCTCAAGCTGCGACTTAAGCAACGTGTCATGGAAAGGAACATGGCTGCGCCAAGAAATTCACCGCTGACCCGGCGTAAGGATCGCCTCCTGTCCCATCTCAAGCGGAAATCCCTCTTAGCAA ATTCTGGTAGCAATCCTGAATCCGGGCCTAATTCACCACCGACAGTAAACAACTCGCAGGCAAGTCCTACCGCAGGCAGCAATACTCCAATACAAGAG GAGGGCGAAAACCCAGCTTACGGTGGTCCGTTGACAAGTAGTAGTCAACAGGGAAGTTTATCGGACCTTTCCTTATTCAGTTCACCGTCCATGCCTAACATATCATTGGGCAGACCTCATGTTCCATCCAGCTCAGCA AGTGCGACAAAATTGGCACCAGTCTCAGAAGCGGAAGTACGGGCAGCGTTCACTGCTCGTCTTGGTATGCCATTGACTGGACAGATGTTGCCTGGTACCTTGCCCTTCTATCCATCGTTGACCGTAATCGAAGGTGAACCCACGTATATTCACAAGCAGATACAAAATCATGAACAAAATCGTCAACATCAGGTTTATCACGGAGCACCTATAACAGATACTCAAGTAGCACACGCAAGACTGCATAAGGCTGGTCACCGGCCTTTAGGTA GTAGGACTCAATCGGCTCCCTTGCCACTTGGGCATCCGATGCTTCAAGGTGGAATAATAGCACCACCAAATCACTATGAAGAGTACCTTGCGGAGAAACAACTTCATGACCAACAACAAgctcatatttttttaaaacagcaGATTCGTCAAACCGTCCTAACCCGAGTTGGATCCAGAGGTCAATCGAACCAGCTTGACGAAGCACCGGAGAGTGAGGAATCCGAAGTTATAGATCTAACTGGCAAGAAAGATTTGTCAGAGGAAagtgaaatttcgaaacaGCAAAGGGAAAGAGAACAGTTTTTACAACAGCAACGAGACTTAATGATGCGCCATACTCTTCAAGTTAATGAATCTCCGGCTTATGCGGGAAGCCGATCCTCACACTCAGCGAGGCCCTTGTCAAGAGCGCTTTCTAGTCCGTTGGTGCATTTAG GGCCTCAGGGTGCTGGGGGAGATGTCTTTGCTCGGGGATCACCACATCGGCCGACTACAGGTCTTGCCTACGACCCGCTGATGCTGAAGCACGCTTGTGTTTGCGGCGAAACAGTCAGGGGTCATCCTGAGCACGGTGGACGATTGCAAAGTGTATGGGCTAGACTTTCAGAAACAGCATTGTTACAACGTTGCGATCGCGTTCGATCGCGCAAGGCCACCCTTGAGGAAATACAAACTTGCCACAGTGAAGCGCATGCGCTTTTATTTG GTACAAATCCGCTGAATAGGCAGAAACTCGATATGTCGAAGCTCTCTCAATTACCAATTAAGAGTTTTGTCCGACTTCCATGCGGCGGTGTAGGAGTTGATTCAGACACAACGTGGAATGAATTTCACACAGCTCCAGCGGCACGTATGGCTGTCGGATGTGTTGTGGACTTAGCATTTAAAACTGCAATGGGCGATATTAAGAATGGTTTCGCAGTTGTCAGACCACCTGGTCATCACGCTGAGACAAATCAGGCTATGGGATTCTGCTTCTTCAATTCCGTAGCCATCGCGACGAGATTACTACAACAAAAGCTTGACACGCGGAAAATATTGATCTTAGATTGG GATGTTCACCACGGAAACGGAACCCAGCAAATGTTCTACGATGACCCTCGTGTTTTGTACATGTCTATTCATAGACACGATGAGGGTAATTTCTTCCCAGGAACAGGAGGTCCCACAGAATGCGGTGTAGGTGAAGGACTTGGCTGCAATGTCAACATAGCCTGGTCTGGTGGCTTAAACCCACCGATGGGGGATGCCGAGTACTTGGCTGCGTTTCGTACTGTTGTAATGCCTATTGCCAAGGACTTTGATCCTGATATAGTCATTGTCTCGGCGGGTTTTGACGCAGCTATAGGTCATGCCGCACCCTTAGGAGGGTACAAAGTTAGCCCTGCGTGCTTTGGAAGAATGACGCAAGAACTGCTAACCTTAGCTGATGGAAAAGTTGTACTGGCTCTCGAGGGAGGCTATGATTTAGCTGCTATATGCGACTCTGCACAGGAATGCGTCAGAGCCCTACTTGGTGATGAACCGACGCCGCTTCGTGAAGAGGAATTGACACGAGCGCCGTGCCAAAACGCTATTGACACATTGCAAAAGACCATAGCAATTCAA ATGTCGCATTGGCCGTGTGTCAAATTGGCCGCACACACGGTGGGGATGAGTGTGATTGAGTCAAGTCAAAAAGAGCGTGACGAAACCGACACAGTTTCCGCAATGGCCTCTCTTTCTATGCAGCAGCCGACCAATCTCAC GACTACACCAGAACATTCCCGCGAGGTCTCCGAAGAACCAATGGAGCAGGATGAAGCTAAGTGA
- the LOC124298213 gene encoding histone deacetylase 4 isoform X2, which produces MQCEVDFRTNRMSSDHPPPPPPPPPLTLPPPPPTTTTTTTTMTIAVEEDVGYRSVEISSAFAHIPQKDMARDTPGAPMSRPRDLASAGTTTTTVTSGAFHAAAPDSAALHGHALQQKILQLQQHHQLQQQILRQQYHAQERQLAQLHEQQMHQLRLWEQQKQLEEQREKREKERLEALRKKDKHDHSAIASTEVKQRLQSFIVNKKQREAAAAANGAVPGTPGYRSWLQPQSESSSTTNASHPYRMPQMLQEKFGDDFPLRKTASEPNLLKLRLKQRVMERNMAAPRNSPLTRRKDRLLSHLKRKSLLANSGSNPESGPNSPPTVNNSQASPTAGSNTPIQEEGENPAYGGPLTSSSQQGSLSDLSLFSSPSMPNISLGRPHVPSSSASATKLAPVSEAEVRAAFTARLGMPLTGQMLPGTLPFYPSLTVIEGEPTYIHKQIQNHEQNRQHQVYHGAPITDTQVAHARLHKAGHRPLGRTQSAPLPLGHPMLQGGIIAPPNHYEEYLAEKQLHDQQQAHIFLKQQIRQTVLTRVGSRGQSNQLDEAPESEESEVIDLTGKKDLSEESEISKQQREREQFLQQQRDLMMRHTLQVNESPAYAGSRSSHSARPLSRALSSPLVHLGPQGAGGDVFARGSPHRPTTGLAYDPLMLKHACVCGETVRGHPEHGGRLQSVWARLSETALLQRCDRVRSRKATLEEIQTCHSEAHALLFGTNPLNRQKLDMSKLSQLPIKSFVRLPCGGVGVDSDTTWNEFHTAPAARMAVGCVVDLAFKTAMGDIKNGFAVVRPPGHHAETNQAMGFCFFNSVAIATRLLQQKLDTRKILILDWDVHHGNGTQQMFYDDPRVLYMSIHRHDEGNFFPGTGGPTECGVGEGLGCNVNIAWSGGLNPPMGDAEYLAAFRTVVMPIAKDFDPDIVIVSAGFDAAIGHAAPLGGYKVSPACFGRMTQELLTLADGKVVLALEGGYDLAAICDSAQECVRALLGDEPTPLREEELTRAPCQNAIDTLQKTIAIQMSHWPCVKLAAHTVGMSVIESSQKERDETDTVSAMASLSMQQPTNLTTTPEHSREVSEEPMEQDEAK; this is translated from the exons ACATGGCCAGGGACACGCCGGGGGCCCCAATGTCGAGGCCTAGGGATCTAGCATCGGCCGGAACTACGACAACCACGGTTACTTCCGGGGCTTTCCACGCGGCTGCTCCTGACTCGGCGGCCCTTCACGGACACGCGCTTCAGCAGAAGATACTTCAG CTACAGCAGCATCATCAGCTCCAGCAGCAGATCCTACGGCAACAGTATCACGCTCAGGAACGTCAGCTGGCCCAACTCCACGAGCAGCAAATGCACCAACTTAGG CTTTGGGAGCAGCAAAAACAGCTCGAGGAGCAACGGGAGAAGAGGGAAAAGGAGAGGCTGGAAGCTCTGAGGAAAAAGGACAAGCATGACCATAGCGCCATAGCGTCGACTGAGGTCAAGCAGCGGCTGCAG AGTTTCATCGTGAACAAGAAACAAAGAGAAGCTGCAGCCGCTGCAAATGGCGCAGTTCCAGGCACACCCGGATACAGAAGCTG GTTGCAGCCCCAATCGGAATCGTCGAGCACTACAAACGCTTCGCATCCCTACAGAATGCCGCAAATGTTGCAAGAGAAATTTGGCGATGATTTCCCGTTACGGAAAACAG CCTCGGAGCCAAACCTGCTCAAGCTGCGACTTAAGCAACGTGTCATGGAAAGGAACATGGCTGCGCCAAGAAATTCACCGCTGACCCGGCGTAAGGATCGCCTCCTGTCCCATCTCAAGCGGAAATCCCTCTTAGCAA ATTCTGGTAGCAATCCTGAATCCGGGCCTAATTCACCACCGACAGTAAACAACTCGCAGGCAAGTCCTACCGCAGGCAGCAATACTCCAATACAAGAG GAGGGCGAAAACCCAGCTTACGGTGGTCCGTTGACAAGTAGTAGTCAACAGGGAAGTTTATCGGACCTTTCCTTATTCAGTTCACCGTCCATGCCTAACATATCATTGGGCAGACCTCATGTTCCATCCAGCTCAGCA AGTGCGACAAAATTGGCACCAGTCTCAGAAGCGGAAGTACGGGCAGCGTTCACTGCTCGTCTTGGTATGCCATTGACTGGACAGATGTTGCCTGGTACCTTGCCCTTCTATCCATCGTTGACCGTAATCGAAGGTGAACCCACGTATATTCACAAGCAGATACAAAATCATGAACAAAATCGTCAACATCAGGTTTATCACGGAGCACCTATAACAGATACTCAAGTAGCACACGCAAGACTGCATAAGGCTGGTCACCGGCCTTTAG GTAGGACTCAATCGGCTCCCTTGCCACTTGGGCATCCGATGCTTCAAGGTGGAATAATAGCACCACCAAATCACTATGAAGAGTACCTTGCGGAGAAACAACTTCATGACCAACAACAAgctcatatttttttaaaacagcaGATTCGTCAAACCGTCCTAACCCGAGTTGGATCCAGAGGTCAATCGAACCAGCTTGACGAAGCACCGGAGAGTGAGGAATCCGAAGTTATAGATCTAACTGGCAAGAAAGATTTGTCAGAGGAAagtgaaatttcgaaacaGCAAAGGGAAAGAGAACAGTTTTTACAACAGCAACGAGACTTAATGATGCGCCATACTCTTCAAGTTAATGAATCTCCGGCTTATGCGGGAAGCCGATCCTCACACTCAGCGAGGCCCTTGTCAAGAGCGCTTTCTAGTCCGTTGGTGCATTTAG GGCCTCAGGGTGCTGGGGGAGATGTCTTTGCTCGGGGATCACCACATCGGCCGACTACAGGTCTTGCCTACGACCCGCTGATGCTGAAGCACGCTTGTGTTTGCGGCGAAACAGTCAGGGGTCATCCTGAGCACGGTGGACGATTGCAAAGTGTATGGGCTAGACTTTCAGAAACAGCATTGTTACAACGTTGCGATCGCGTTCGATCGCGCAAGGCCACCCTTGAGGAAATACAAACTTGCCACAGTGAAGCGCATGCGCTTTTATTTG GTACAAATCCGCTGAATAGGCAGAAACTCGATATGTCGAAGCTCTCTCAATTACCAATTAAGAGTTTTGTCCGACTTCCATGCGGCGGTGTAGGAGTTGATTCAGACACAACGTGGAATGAATTTCACACAGCTCCAGCGGCACGTATGGCTGTCGGATGTGTTGTGGACTTAGCATTTAAAACTGCAATGGGCGATATTAAGAATGGTTTCGCAGTTGTCAGACCACCTGGTCATCACGCTGAGACAAATCAGGCTATGGGATTCTGCTTCTTCAATTCCGTAGCCATCGCGACGAGATTACTACAACAAAAGCTTGACACGCGGAAAATATTGATCTTAGATTGG GATGTTCACCACGGAAACGGAACCCAGCAAATGTTCTACGATGACCCTCGTGTTTTGTACATGTCTATTCATAGACACGATGAGGGTAATTTCTTCCCAGGAACAGGAGGTCCCACAGAATGCGGTGTAGGTGAAGGACTTGGCTGCAATGTCAACATAGCCTGGTCTGGTGGCTTAAACCCACCGATGGGGGATGCCGAGTACTTGGCTGCGTTTCGTACTGTTGTAATGCCTATTGCCAAGGACTTTGATCCTGATATAGTCATTGTCTCGGCGGGTTTTGACGCAGCTATAGGTCATGCCGCACCCTTAGGAGGGTACAAAGTTAGCCCTGCGTGCTTTGGAAGAATGACGCAAGAACTGCTAACCTTAGCTGATGGAAAAGTTGTACTGGCTCTCGAGGGAGGCTATGATTTAGCTGCTATATGCGACTCTGCACAGGAATGCGTCAGAGCCCTACTTGGTGATGAACCGACGCCGCTTCGTGAAGAGGAATTGACACGAGCGCCGTGCCAAAACGCTATTGACACATTGCAAAAGACCATAGCAATTCAA ATGTCGCATTGGCCGTGTGTCAAATTGGCCGCACACACGGTGGGGATGAGTGTGATTGAGTCAAGTCAAAAAGAGCGTGACGAAACCGACACAGTTTCCGCAATGGCCTCTCTTTCTATGCAGCAGCCGACCAATCTCAC GACTACACCAGAACATTCCCGCGAGGTCTCCGAAGAACCAATGGAGCAGGATGAAGCTAAGTGA